Proteins encoded together in one Ammospiza caudacuta isolate bAmmCau1 chromosome 27, bAmmCau1.pri, whole genome shotgun sequence window:
- the LOC131568637 gene encoding keratin, type I cytoskeletal 14-like, whose translation MSCGTKSSSSTIRISSGGGGGGGGGRCSGGGGGGGRSGGYSSMSSRKYTSSGGSGGFSGRSFGGGGSRSSYGGGFSSGSCGRISRSSYGGRMSGGSYGGGMSCGSMGGGLGSGGGGFGGMGGGYGGGGYSGGGFSGFGGSGGFGGGGSYGGGSFGGMGFGEDSGLLSTNEKLTMQNLNDRLASYMDKVRRLEEENSQLEQLIREWYKSQAPSQSKDYSQYYRTIEELQNQIVGANVDLNRMLLDMDNTRMTVDDFRLKYETEYTLHQSVASDINGLRPLLDQLTLSRSDLETQFESLKEELIFLKKNHEEEMRGLQGQSGGDVNVEVNATPGINLMEKLNEMRVEYERLIANNRKEVESWYETKMEEVNQQVHTSGQEIQSSNQQISELRREYQSLEIELQSQISMIDSLQSNLDDTERRYNMQLQQIQSMIGPVEEELASIRCEMESQNEEYKMLLGIKTRLEQEIQQYRALLEEGQQDLVIPAGGMGGGMGGGMGGGRIGGGGYSGGGRGGGGGMSGGYGGGSSGMGGGIGGGSCGGGIGGGSGGGGMGGGSGGMGGGSSGGCIGGGGGGRTSGGISSSHSYSSSSQSQSCRSGGESQGYGRKSFD comes from the exons ATGAGCTGTGGCACCAAATCTTCGAGCAGTACCATCAGAATTAGcagtggaggaggaggtggtggtggtggtggaagATGCAGTGGTGGAGGTGGTGGAGGGGGTAGGTCTGGTGGATACTCCTCGATGTCCTCAAGAAAATACACCTCTTCTGGAGGCAGCGGGGGCTTTTCTGGGAGAAGCTTCGGTGGAGgaggctccaggagcagctaTGGGGGAGGCTTTAGCAGCGGCAGCTGTGGCAGGATCAGCCGCAGCAGCTATGGGGGCAGAATGAGTGGTGGCAGTTATGGAGGAGGAATGAGCTGTGGAAGCATGGGAGGAGGACTTGGATCAGGagggggtggttttgggggaatGGGAGGTGGTTATGGAGGTGGTGGATACAGTGGAGGTGGATTCAGTGGCTTTGGGGGTAGTGGTGGctttggtggtggtggcagctATGGAGGAGGCAGTTTTGGTGGCATGGGCTTTGGGGAGGATTCTGGATTGCTCTCCACAAATGAGAAGCTGACCATGCAGAACCTCAATGATCGCCTGGCGTCCTACATGGATAAAGTGCGGCGCTTGGAGGAGGAAAACTCCCAGCTTGAGCAGCTGATCAGGGAGTGGTACAAAAGCCAAGCTCCCTCTCAGAGCAAGGATTACAGCCAATACTACAGGACAATTGAAGAGCTGCAAAACCAG ATTGTTGGTGCAAATGTGGACCTTAACAGGATGCTTCTTGACATGGACAACACCAGGATGACTGTGGATGACTTCAGACTGAA GTATGAGACTGAATACACCCTCCACCAGAGTGTGGCAAGTGATATCAATGGATTACGCCCACTTTTGGATCAACTGACTCTGTCCAGATCTGACTTGGAGACACAGTTTGAGTCCCTGAAGGAGGAACTGATCTTCCTGAAGAAGAACCATGAAGAG gaaatgaGAGGACTGCAAGGCCAGTCTGGTGGAGATGTCAATGTGGAGGTCAATGCTACTCCTGGCATTAACTTAATGGAGAAATTGAATGAAATGCGCGTTGAGTACGAGAGGCTCATTGCAAACAACCGGAAGGAGGTGGAGAGCTGGTATGAAACCAAG ATGGAAGAAGTTAATCAACAAGTCCACACCAGTGGCCAGGAGATACAATCAAGCAACCAGCAGATCTCTGAGCTGAGGCGTGAATATCAGAGTCTGGAAATTGAGCTGCAGTCACAGATCAGCATG ATAGACTCTCTGCAGTCCAACCTGGATGACACAGAGCGTCGTTACAacatgcagctgcagcagatccAGAGCATGATCGGGCCCGTGGAGGAGGAGCTGGCCAGCATCCGCTGTGAGATGGAGAGCCAGAACGAGGAGTACAAGATGCTGCTGGGCATCAAGACCCGCCTGGAGCAGGAGATCCAGCAGTACCGAGCACTCCTggaggagggacagcaggaccTTGT AATCCCAGCAGGAGGAATGGGAGGAGGCATGGGAGGAGGCATGGGAGGTGGTAGAATTGGAGGTGGTGGTTAttctggaggaggaagaggaggaggtggtggCATGAGTGGTGGATATGGAGGTGGTAGCAGCGGAATGGGAGGAGGAATTGGAGGAGGAAGTTGTGGAGGAGGAATTGGAGGAGGAAGTGGTGGAGGAGGAATGGGAGGAGGAAGTGGAGGAATGGGAGGTGGAAGCAGTGGCGGATGcattggaggaggaggaggaggaagaaccTCAGGAGGCAtcagcagctcccactcctACTCTTCAtcttcccagtcccagtcctgCAGGAGTGGCGGCGAAAGCCAAG GATATGGAAGAAAATCTTTTGACTAA